One Paraburkholderia kururiensis DNA window includes the following coding sequences:
- the aroQ gene encoding type II 3-dehydroquinate dehydratase yields MSFASVLVLNGPNLNLLGTREPHIYGAETLEDVARRCREAGERLGLAVDFRQSNAEHQLIDWLHETRSAVQGIVINPAAYTHTSVAIADALSAVAKPVIEVHISNVHRREAFRHHSFVSAGAEAVICGCGTDGYVFALERMATILKNKGKQ; encoded by the coding sequence ATGAGTTTTGCGTCGGTACTGGTCCTCAACGGGCCGAACCTGAATCTGCTCGGCACGCGCGAGCCGCATATCTATGGAGCGGAAACGCTCGAGGACGTCGCGCGCCGCTGCCGCGAAGCGGGCGAGCGCCTGGGTCTTGCCGTGGACTTTCGCCAGTCGAACGCCGAGCATCAACTGATCGACTGGCTGCACGAAACGCGCTCGGCCGTGCAGGGCATCGTGATCAACCCGGCCGCGTACACGCACACGTCGGTGGCCATTGCGGATGCGCTCTCGGCAGTCGCGAAGCCCGTGATCGAAGTGCACATCTCGAACGTGCATCGCCGCGAGGCGTTCCGGCACCACTCGTTCGTTTCGGCCGGCGCCGAAGCCGTGATCTGCGGATGCGGAACCGACGGCTACGTTTTCGCGCTGGAGCGCATGGCCACCATTTTGAAGAACAAAGGCAAGCAATGA
- a CDS encoding shikimate dehydrogenase translates to MSTSSFLIGLIGAGIGGSLSPAMHEEEGRQLGLNYVYRRIDLDVLKLDASALPELLASAERLGYNGLNVTFPCKQAIIPLLHELSDDARALGAVNTVLLKDGKRIGHNTDWSGFARAFRRGLPDVSLERVVQLGAGGAGAAVAHAALMMGARTLTLFDVDKERASALAADLQARFPQATVTAGGVLGDALAQANGLIHATPTGMAKLPGLPLPAHLLHSGLWVTDIVYFPIRTALIEAAEAAGCRTLSGGGMAVYQAVDAFGLFTGREPDAERMYRHFQSLLNR, encoded by the coding sequence ATGAGCACGTCGTCGTTTCTGATCGGCCTGATTGGCGCGGGTATCGGAGGGTCGCTGAGTCCGGCCATGCATGAAGAGGAAGGGCGGCAGCTCGGTCTCAATTACGTGTACCGCCGCATCGACCTCGACGTGCTCAAGCTCGACGCGTCGGCGCTGCCCGAACTGCTCGCGAGCGCGGAGCGTCTCGGCTACAACGGCCTGAACGTCACGTTTCCCTGCAAGCAGGCCATCATTCCGCTGCTGCACGAACTTTCCGACGATGCCCGCGCGCTCGGCGCCGTGAACACCGTGCTGCTGAAGGACGGCAAGCGCATCGGCCACAACACCGACTGGTCCGGCTTCGCGCGCGCGTTCCGGCGCGGTTTGCCGGACGTGTCGCTCGAACGCGTGGTGCAGCTCGGTGCGGGCGGCGCGGGCGCCGCCGTAGCGCATGCCGCGCTGATGATGGGCGCACGCACGCTGACGCTCTTCGACGTCGACAAGGAACGCGCCAGCGCGCTCGCCGCCGACCTGCAGGCGCGCTTTCCGCAGGCCACCGTCACGGCCGGCGGCGTGCTGGGCGACGCGCTCGCGCAGGCGAACGGTCTGATCCACGCCACGCCCACCGGCATGGCGAAGCTGCCTGGCCTGCCGCTGCCGGCGCATCTGCTGCACAGCGGGCTGTGGGTGACCGACATCGTCTACTTCCCGATTCGCACGGCGCTCATCGAGGCCGCCGAGGCGGCCGGCTGCCGCACGCTCTCGGGCGGCGGCATGGCGGTGTATCAGGCGGTCGACGCGTTCGGCCTCTTCACGGGCCGCGAGCCCGACGCCGAGCGGATGTACCGGCACTTCCAGTCGCTGCTGAACCGCTGA
- a CDS encoding MFS transporter has product MPAARTSVGTMRRSKARYRILALLAFGTMINYLDRTVLGIAAPQLTKELGIGAALMGLIFSAFSWSYVAAQIPGGLFLDRFGSRVTYYLSMTLWSVFTLLQGFVGGVGALFACRLGLGVTEAPCFPTNSRVVATWFPQRERAMATGTYTVGEYIGLAFFSPFLFALMGAFGWRSLFYVVGGVGIVFGGIWWLFYREPREHPAANQAELDYIEAGGGLTHRKPADAAAQNARAASEGKKGGFEWRTIGRLLKHRQLTGICLGQFAGNSTLVFFLTWFPTYLATERHMGWLKIGFFAIMPFIAASVGVMFGGTLSDWLLRRGKSANVARKLPIIAGLLLASTIVLANYVQSNVTVIVILSVAFFAQGMAALGWTLVSDIAPDGLLGVTGGIFNFAANLAGIITPLAVGFIVSATGSFVGALAFIGVIALIGALSYIFVVGDIKRIVLD; this is encoded by the coding sequence ATGCCCGCCGCCCGCACGTCCGTCGGCACCATGCGGCGTTCGAAAGCACGCTATCGCATTCTGGCGCTGCTCGCCTTCGGCACGATGATCAACTACCTCGACCGCACGGTGCTCGGCATCGCCGCGCCGCAGCTTACGAAGGAGCTGGGTATCGGCGCTGCGCTGATGGGGCTGATCTTCTCGGCGTTCTCGTGGAGCTACGTCGCGGCGCAGATTCCGGGCGGCCTCTTTCTGGACCGCTTCGGCAGCCGCGTCACGTATTACCTTTCGATGACGCTGTGGTCGGTGTTCACGCTGCTGCAGGGCTTCGTGGGCGGTGTGGGCGCGTTGTTCGCGTGCCGGCTGGGACTGGGCGTGACGGAAGCGCCGTGCTTTCCGACCAACAGCCGCGTGGTCGCGACGTGGTTCCCGCAGCGCGAGCGCGCCATGGCGACGGGCACGTACACGGTGGGCGAGTACATCGGCCTCGCGTTCTTCAGTCCGTTCCTGTTCGCATTGATGGGCGCCTTCGGCTGGCGTTCGCTGTTCTACGTGGTGGGCGGCGTGGGCATCGTGTTCGGCGGCATCTGGTGGCTGTTCTATCGCGAGCCGCGCGAGCATCCGGCGGCCAACCAGGCGGAACTCGATTACATCGAAGCGGGCGGCGGTCTCACGCATCGCAAGCCGGCCGATGCCGCGGCACAGAATGCGCGCGCTGCAAGCGAAGGCAAGAAGGGCGGCTTCGAGTGGCGCACCATCGGACGCCTGCTCAAGCACCGGCAGCTCACGGGCATTTGTCTCGGCCAGTTTGCGGGCAACTCCACGCTCGTGTTCTTCCTCACGTGGTTCCCGACCTACCTCGCCACCGAACGTCACATGGGGTGGCTCAAGATCGGCTTCTTCGCGATCATGCCGTTCATTGCAGCGTCCGTCGGCGTGATGTTCGGCGGCACGTTGTCGGACTGGCTGCTGCGTCGGGGCAAGTCGGCGAACGTGGCGCGCAAGCTGCCGATCATTGCCGGCCTGCTGCTCGCGTCCACCATCGTGCTGGCCAACTACGTCCAGAGCAACGTGACGGTGATCGTGATTCTCTCGGTGGCGTTCTTCGCGCAGGGGATGGCGGCGCTCGGCTGGACGCTCGTGTCCGACATCGCGCCGGACGGCCTGCTCGGCGTGACGGGCGGCATCTTCAACTTTGCCGCGAACCTCGCCGGCATCATCACGCCGCTCGCGGTGGGCTTCATCGTGTCGGCCACGGGGTCGTTCGTCGGCGCGCTCGCGTTCATCGGCGTGATCGCGTTGATCGGCGCGCTGTCTTATATCTTCGTGGTGGGGGACATCAAGCGCATCGTGCTCGACTGA
- a CDS encoding TetR/AcrR family transcriptional regulator: MKKASRVAAPETDGTPSEARRKYDPEQTKRNILEVATQEFSSMGLSGARVDAIAERTNTTKRMLYYYFGSKEGLYEAVLEKVYGDIRTLEQDLPISELDPTEGLRKLVEFTFDYHDRHRDFVRLVSIENIHGAKYIEQLKSFKSRNASVIRTIEDLLARGVAAGQFRPDIDAIDLHLLISSLCFHRVANRYTFGSAFGRDPSHPRLRARHREMIADAVLRFVRKEA; this comes from the coding sequence ATGAAAAAGGCAAGCAGGGTCGCCGCGCCCGAAACCGACGGCACGCCGTCCGAAGCCCGCCGCAAGTACGATCCTGAACAGACGAAGCGCAACATCCTCGAGGTCGCCACCCAGGAGTTTTCGTCGATGGGCCTCTCCGGCGCTCGCGTGGACGCCATTGCGGAGCGCACGAACACCACCAAGCGCATGCTCTACTACTACTTCGGCAGCAAGGAAGGGTTGTACGAGGCGGTGCTGGAAAAGGTGTACGGCGACATCCGCACGCTGGAGCAGGACCTGCCCATCAGCGAACTGGATCCCACCGAAGGGCTGCGCAAGCTCGTGGAATTCACCTTCGACTATCACGACCGGCACCGCGACTTCGTGCGGCTCGTGTCCATCGAAAACATTCACGGCGCGAAATACATCGAACAGTTGAAGTCGTTCAAGAGCCGCAACGCGAGCGTCATTCGTACCATCGAAGACCTGCTTGCGCGCGGCGTGGCGGCGGGCCAGTTCCGTCCCGACATCGACGCCATCGACCTGCATCTGCTCATCAGTTCGCTCTGCTTTCACCGCGTGGCGAACCGCTATACGTTCGGCAGCGCGTTCGGTCGCGATCCGTCGCATCCACGGCTACGCGCGCGGCATCGCGAGATGATCGCCGATGCCGTGCTGCGGTTCGTGCGCAAGGAAGCCTGA
- a CDS encoding NAD(P)/FAD-dependent oxidoreductase: MQSYYEATVTRPARPQLAGRHSAAVCIVGGGLAGLSTALGLVERGVRDVVVLEAKQVGFGASGRNGGFVFGGYSLDCAELLRILGAPRARELYALTTSAVDLMRERIRRYAIDCDATDAGVILANWFDDPARLDAQRRLMKTSFGVDWEPLSAAELAARLKTTRYHGGLFERNAFHFHPLKYVLGVAQAAVAGGARIYEQSPVRGLRREGSSYVVQTAEGEIEAQHVVMAGGGYARRVYRRVERAVLPIATYVMATTPLGARLADAIACESAVYDTRFAFDYYRPLRDTRILWGGRISVREREPEAIARLLRRDLLRVYPQLHDVRIDYAWGGLMSYARHKMPQIGRSTDGVWYAVGFGGHGMAPTTVSGELLAAAITGERAVPEAFAAFGLTRAYGLVGLAAAQLTYTAMQARDAFADRRR, from the coding sequence ATGCAAAGCTATTACGAAGCCACCGTCACCCGCCCCGCACGACCGCAGCTTGCTGGCCGGCATAGCGCCGCGGTCTGCATCGTCGGTGGCGGGCTCGCGGGACTGTCCACGGCGCTCGGGCTCGTGGAGCGCGGGGTGCGCGACGTCGTCGTGCTGGAGGCAAAGCAGGTGGGCTTCGGCGCGTCGGGGCGCAACGGCGGTTTCGTGTTCGGCGGCTACAGCCTGGATTGCGCGGAGCTGCTGCGCATTCTCGGCGCGCCCCGCGCGCGCGAGCTTTACGCGCTCACGACGTCGGCCGTGGACTTGATGCGCGAGCGCATCCGCCGCTATGCGATCGACTGCGACGCAACCGACGCCGGCGTGATCCTCGCAAACTGGTTCGACGACCCGGCGCGGCTCGACGCGCAGCGCCGGCTGATGAAGACGTCGTTCGGCGTGGATTGGGAGCCGCTCAGCGCAGCCGAACTTGCCGCGCGCCTCAAAACCACGCGCTATCACGGCGGTCTCTTCGAGCGCAACGCGTTCCACTTTCATCCGCTCAAATACGTGCTCGGCGTGGCGCAGGCCGCCGTTGCGGGCGGTGCGCGGATCTACGAGCAGTCGCCGGTGCGAGGCCTGCGCCGCGAAGGCAGCAGCTATGTGGTGCAGACCGCGGAAGGCGAGATCGAGGCGCAGCACGTCGTGATGGCGGGCGGCGGCTACGCGCGGCGTGTCTACCGGCGCGTGGAGCGCGCGGTGCTGCCCATCGCGACCTACGTGATGGCGACCACACCGCTCGGCGCGCGGCTCGCCGACGCCATCGCCTGCGAAAGCGCCGTCTACGACACGCGCTTCGCGTTCGACTACTACCGGCCGCTGCGCGACACGCGCATTCTGTGGGGCGGTCGCATTTCGGTGCGGGAGCGCGAGCCCGAGGCCATCGCGCGGCTGCTCCGGCGCGATCTGCTGAGGGTGTATCCGCAACTGCACGACGTGCGGATCGATTACGCCTGGGGCGGGCTCATGAGCTACGCGCGTCACAAGATGCCGCAGATCGGGCGAAGCACCGACGGCGTCTGGTACGCGGTGGGTTTCGGCGGACACGGCATGGCGCCCACGACGGTATCCGGCGAGCTGCTGGCGGCGGCCATCACGGGCGAGCGTGCCGTGCCCGAGGCGTTCGCGGCGTTCGGCCTCACGCGGGCGTACGGGCTTGTCGGGCTTGCCGCCGCGCAGCTCACCTACACGGCGATGCAGGCACGCGACGCGTTCGCCGACCGCAGACGTTGA
- a CDS encoding transglycosylase domain-containing protein, producing MNRPLVRFPVRVASAVSIWRWIKWGLVAAILVAAVIAGRIIQIEIETSRLQAHYLSELTRDVGFTVGSGPSDSIRFPSHGPYDERLGYARIPAFEKRLEAHGFAVVAQARDSERMAELADRGLFLPYQEKDEAGLVLRDSSGEPLFSARYPMRVYERFDDVPPLISNSLLFIEDRYLLAADQPNRNPAIDWGRFSRALFDQGARFFNHRQPTPGGSTLATQIEKFRHSPEGRTATPPEKLRQIASASVRAYLDGPQTMPARRQIVVHYLNSVPLAAKAGVGEINGIGDGLAAWYGRDFDDVNRILRAPQSGATLDEQALAFRQMLSLLIAQRSPSRFLLHGNEDLERLTDSYLRLLANGGVITPALRDAALAAHLQLSTARPVHTAQSFVARKAVNAVRTYLMSTLGVSNVYDLDRLDLTATSTLDNAVQRAVSERLAQAATRDGASAAGLVGFEMLTPHDDPSKIAYSFTLFERRGDSNVVRVQTDSVNQPFDINQGARLNLGSTAKLRTVVTYLQIVSELHARYAAMTPAQLKQVKPDPSDALTRWAVDYLQHTPDRSLRAMLDAAVERKYSANPGETFYTGGGAQSFNNFESSDNSRILTVHKAFQHSVNLVFVRLMRDIVHYEMIQTSGPPSQWLDDPAVRRTYLARFADQESRVYLKRFYQKYHGKSADDALATLLHDVRKSPPKVATVLRSVAPDQPQAWFDAQMRAALKGTPGQWLTDDDLAALYTKYSVDRFNLNDRGYIARVHPLELWTVDYLRTHPDATLAQAQDASAQVRAYTYSWLFKTRYHGTQDRRIRRMVEERAYEAIGKSWQALGYPFASITPSYGTAIGASGDRPAALAQLIGLIANGGNKLPTHSIESLEFAQGTPYETRFARTATPPQPLISPEISAVVHGLLGDVVQGGTARRLAEGMTFPDGRTLPVYGKTGTGDQRFNVYARGARLIESRKVNRSATFVFAIGDRFYGTLTAWVHEPYASRYSFTSALAVQLLKSLAPALQPLVDAPAKAAGSTQVANAGAQSTPLPGVPDDAATLQRVAAAANAAQR from the coding sequence ATGAATCGGCCGCTGGTTCGATTTCCCGTTCGCGTCGCGAGCGCGGTGTCCATCTGGAGATGGATCAAGTGGGGGCTTGTCGCCGCGATTCTCGTCGCGGCGGTCATTGCCGGTCGCATCATTCAGATCGAGATCGAGACTTCCCGCCTGCAGGCGCACTATCTTTCCGAACTCACACGCGACGTCGGCTTCACGGTGGGTTCCGGTCCGAGCGACAGCATTCGTTTTCCTTCCCACGGTCCCTACGACGAACGCCTCGGCTACGCGCGCATTCCCGCGTTCGAAAAGCGGCTCGAGGCGCACGGTTTTGCCGTCGTGGCGCAGGCGCGCGATTCCGAACGCATGGCCGAACTCGCGGATCGCGGACTTTTCCTGCCCTATCAGGAGAAAGACGAAGCCGGTCTCGTGCTGCGCGATTCGAGCGGCGAGCCGCTGTTTTCGGCGCGCTATCCGATGCGCGTCTATGAGCGCTTCGACGACGTGCCGCCGCTTATCTCGAACTCGCTGCTCTTCATCGAAGACCGCTACCTGCTCGCGGCGGACCAGCCGAACCGCAATCCCGCCATCGACTGGGGGCGCTTCAGCCGCGCGCTGTTTGACCAGGGCGCGCGCTTTTTCAACCACCGTCAGCCCACGCCCGGCGGCAGCACGCTCGCCACGCAGATCGAGAAGTTTCGCCATTCGCCCGAAGGCCGCACCGCGACGCCGCCCGAAAAGCTGCGGCAGATCGCGTCCGCTTCGGTGCGCGCCTACCTGGACGGTCCGCAGACCATGCCGGCACGGCGCCAGATCGTGGTCCATTACCTCAACTCGGTGCCGCTGGCGGCGAAGGCCGGCGTGGGCGAGATCAACGGCATCGGCGATGGCCTCGCCGCCTGGTACGGCCGCGACTTCGACGACGTGAACCGCATTCTGCGCGCGCCACAGTCGGGTGCGACGCTCGACGAGCAGGCGCTCGCGTTTCGCCAGATGCTGTCGCTCCTCATCGCGCAACGCTCGCCGTCGCGCTTCCTCCTGCATGGCAACGAGGACCTGGAACGGCTCACGGATAGCTATCTGCGTCTGCTCGCGAACGGCGGCGTGATCACGCCCGCGCTGCGCGACGCGGCGCTCGCGGCGCATCTGCAACTGAGCACCGCGCGGCCCGTGCATACGGCGCAGTCGTTCGTCGCGCGCAAGGCCGTGAACGCGGTGCGCACGTATCTGATGAGCACGCTCGGCGTGAGCAACGTCTACGATCTCGACCGGCTCGACCTGACCGCCACGTCCACGCTCGACAACGCCGTTCAGCGTGCCGTGAGCGAGCGCCTCGCGCAGGCCGCCACGCGCGACGGCGCGAGCGCCGCGGGCCTCGTCGGCTTCGAGATGCTGACGCCGCACGACGACCCCTCGAAGATCGCCTACAGCTTCACGCTGTTCGAGAGGCGCGGCGACTCCAACGTGGTGCGCGTGCAGACGGACAGCGTGAACCAGCCGTTCGACATCAACCAGGGCGCGCGCCTGAACCTCGGCTCCACAGCGAAGCTACGCACGGTGGTCACCTACCTGCAGATCGTGAGCGAACTGCACGCGCGCTACGCCGCGATGACGCCCGCGCAACTGAAGCAGGTGAAGCCGGATCCGTCCGACGCGCTGACGCGCTGGGCCGTGGACTACCTCCAGCACACGCCGGACCGTTCGCTGCGCGCCATGCTGGACGCCGCGGTGGAGCGCAAATACTCGGCCAATCCTGGCGAAACCTTCTACACGGGCGGCGGCGCGCAGAGCTTCAACAACTTCGAGTCCAGCGACAACAGCCGCATCCTCACGGTCCACAAGGCGTTCCAGCATTCGGTGAACCTGGTGTTCGTGCGGCTCATGCGCGACATCGTCCACTACGAAATGATTCAGACCTCGGGGCCGCCGTCGCAATGGCTCGACGACCCCGCGGTGCGCCGCACGTATCTCGCGCGCTTCGCCGATCAGGAAAGCCGCGTGTACCTGAAGCGCTTCTATCAGAAGTACCACGGCAAGTCCGCCGACGACGCGCTCGCCACGCTGCTGCACGACGTGCGCAAGTCGCCGCCGAAGGTGGCCACCGTGCTGCGCAGCGTGGCGCCCGACCAGCCGCAGGCCTGGTTCGACGCGCAGATGCGCGCGGCCCTGAAAGGCACGCCCGGCCAGTGGCTCACCGACGACGACCTCGCGGCCCTCTACACGAAGTACAGCGTGGACCGCTTCAACCTGAACGACCGCGGCTACATTGCGCGCGTGCATCCGCTCGAACTGTGGACCGTGGACTACCTGCGCACGCACCCGGACGCAACGCTCGCGCAGGCGCAGGACGCGAGCGCCCAGGTGCGCGCCTACACCTACTCGTGGCTTTTCAAGACGCGCTATCACGGCACGCAGGACCGCCGCATCCGCCGCATGGTGGAAGAGCGCGCCTACGAGGCGATCGGCAAGTCGTGGCAGGCGCTCGGCTATCCGTTCGCGTCGATCACGCCTTCGTACGGCACGGCGATCGGCGCATCGGGCGACCGGCCCGCCGCGCTCGCGCAGCTCATCGGCCTCATTGCCAACGGCGGCAACAAGCTGCCGACGCACAGCATCGAGTCGCTCGAATTCGCGCAGGGCACGCCCTACGAAACGCGCTTCGCGAGAACGGCGACGCCGCCGCAACCGTTGATTTCGCCGGAAATTTCGGCGGTCGTGCATGGCCTGCTGGGCGACGTGGTGCAGGGCGGCACGGCGCGCCGGCTGGCCGAAGGCATGACGTTCCCCGACGGCCGCACGCTGCCGGTGTACGGCAAGACCGGCACGGGCGACCAGCGCTTCAACGTCTACGCACGCGGCGCACGACTCATCGAGTCGCGCAAGGTGAACCGTTCGGCGACGTTCGTGTTCGCAATCGGCGACCGCTTCTACGGCACGCTCACGGCGTGGGTGCACGAGCCGTATGCAAGCCGCTATTCGTTCACGAGTGCGCTCGCGGTGCAGTTGCTGAAGTCGCTGGCGCCGGCGTTGCAGCCGCTCGTGGATGCGCCCGCGAAGGCGGCGGGCAGCACACAGGTGGCGAATGCCGGTGCGCAGAGCACGCCGCTGCCGGGCGTGCCCGACGATGCCGCAACGCTGCAACGTGTGGCGGCAGCGGCGAACGCGGCACAGCGGTAG
- a CDS encoding ROK family transcriptional regulator codes for MENGHRPPLKQPVRQPVGSNQVGMRQFNERIVLQAIRLRGPLAKADVGRLTRLSMQTVSMIVDRLIDDGLLARQPRVRGRIGQPSVPIALAPDGAFTIGIKVGRRSLDVLAMDFMGNVRTRDVLEYEYPDPHLLFPALEAKLARVNAQLGAHAKKIVGVGVAAPLWLGGWRDFLGAPPEALAAWNDIDIRTRIETMTGLPVEFAKDTTAACAAELVMGQGRGINHFLYLFVGTFIGGGLVIDGRLHGGPHGNAGAVGSIPLAGNTPESHGAADPARQLLHAASGFVLERLFAAAGAPATAAHDHRALSADLWRLTEQWLDTTCPAIAATLTNAAALLDLEAVVIDGELDRQLLREIIRRTERVLDRFEWEGMVRPQLLEGTIGADARAMGGAILPLYAHFAPTHELFLKPATQAGY; via the coding sequence ATGGAAAACGGCCACCGTCCTCCGCTCAAGCAACCCGTCAGGCAACCTGTCGGCTCGAATCAGGTGGGCATGCGGCAGTTCAACGAGCGCATCGTGCTGCAGGCCATCCGCCTGCGCGGACCGCTCGCGAAGGCAGACGTGGGCCGGCTCACGCGGCTTTCCATGCAGACGGTCTCGATGATCGTGGACCGGCTGATCGACGACGGTTTGCTCGCAAGGCAACCGCGTGTGCGCGGCCGCATCGGTCAGCCGTCGGTGCCCATCGCGCTGGCGCCCGACGGCGCGTTCACCATCGGCATCAAGGTGGGACGCCGCAGCCTCGACGTGCTCGCGATGGACTTCATGGGCAACGTGCGCACACGCGACGTGCTGGAATACGAATACCCCGACCCGCACCTGCTCTTTCCCGCGCTCGAAGCCAAGCTCGCGCGCGTGAACGCGCAGCTTGGCGCGCACGCGAAAAAGATCGTGGGCGTAGGCGTGGCGGCCCCGCTCTGGCTGGGCGGCTGGCGCGACTTCCTCGGCGCGCCGCCGGAAGCGCTCGCGGCGTGGAACGACATCGACATTCGCACGCGCATCGAAACGATGACGGGCCTGCCCGTGGAGTTCGCGAAAGACACCACGGCCGCCTGCGCCGCGGAACTCGTGATGGGCCAGGGGCGCGGCATCAATCACTTTCTGTATCTGTTCGTGGGCACGTTCATCGGCGGCGGGCTCGTGATCGACGGACGCCTGCACGGCGGCCCGCACGGCAACGCGGGCGCGGTGGGGTCGATTCCGCTGGCCGGCAACACGCCGGAGTCACACGGCGCGGCCGACCCCGCGCGGCAACTACTGCACGCCGCGTCGGGCTTCGTGCTGGAACGCCTGTTCGCCGCGGCGGGCGCACCGGCCACGGCTGCCCACGATCATCGCGCGTTGTCCGCCGACCTGTGGCGCCTGACGGAACAATGGCTCGACACCACGTGCCCCGCCATCGCCGCGACGCTCACGAACGCGGCGGCGCTGCTCGACCTGGAAGCCGTGGTGATCGACGGCGAACTGGACCGGCAACTGCTGCGCGAAATCATCCGGCGCACGGAACGCGTGCTGGACCGTTTCGAATGGGAAGGCATGGTGCGCCCGCAACTGCTGGAAGGCACCATCGGCGCCGACGCGCGCGCCATGGGCGGCGCGATCCTGCCGCTCTACGCGCATTTCGCGCCGACGCACGAGCTGTTTCTCAAGCCTGCTACACAGGCAGGCTATTGA
- a CDS encoding ATP-binding cassette domain-containing protein: MSTLPSSSTATPVLAARGLVKRYGQVTALDGCDFEVMPGEILAVIGDNGAGKSSLIKALSGATVPDEGEILLDGSPVKFRSPLDARDHGIETVYQDLAVAPAMTIAENLFLARELVKPGWRGKLLKMIDKRRMLEEATAHMKGLQIGIRSMKQAVETLSGGQRQGVAVARSAAFARHVVILDEPTAALGVKEGNMVLELIRRVRDRGLPVILISHNMPHVFEVADRIHIQRLGRRAALVKTKDIHMSEAVAIMTGAKEADVKAIA; this comes from the coding sequence ATGTCGACACTCCCCTCCTCTTCGACCGCCACGCCCGTTCTCGCGGCACGTGGCCTCGTGAAGCGCTACGGCCAGGTCACGGCGCTCGACGGCTGCGATTTCGAAGTGATGCCCGGCGAGATTCTCGCCGTGATCGGCGACAACGGCGCGGGCAAGTCGTCGCTCATCAAGGCGCTTTCGGGCGCCACGGTGCCCGACGAAGGCGAGATCCTGCTGGACGGCAGCCCCGTGAAATTCCGCAGTCCGCTCGACGCGCGCGACCACGGCATCGAAACCGTCTATCAGGACCTGGCGGTGGCGCCGGCCATGACCATCGCCGAGAACCTGTTTCTCGCGCGCGAACTCGTGAAGCCCGGCTGGCGCGGCAAGCTGCTCAAGATGATCGACAAGCGGCGCATGCTCGAAGAAGCCACAGCGCACATGAAGGGCCTGCAGATCGGCATCCGCTCGATGAAGCAGGCCGTGGAAACGCTTTCGGGCGGCCAGCGCCAGGGCGTGGCCGTGGCGCGCAGCGCGGCGTTTGCGCGCCACGTCGTGATTCTCGACGAGCCTACGGCGGCGCTCGGCGTGAAGGAAGGCAACATGGTGCTCGAACTGATCCGGCGCGTGCGCGATCGCGGCCTGCCGGTGATCCTCATCAGCCACAACATGCCGCACGTGTTCGAGGTGGCCGACCGCATCCACATTCAGCGGCTCGGTCGGCGCGCGGCACTCGTGAAAACGAAGGACATTCACATGTCCGAAGCGGTGGCCATCATGACGGGCGCGAAGGAAGCCGACGTGAAGGCGATTGCCTGA
- a CDS encoding ABC transporter permease encodes MPTPTAPAPSPRQHHFADRLPSIADVGPFLALVLACAFFISQSNRFLSFENLSLILQQTMVVAVIAIGQTLIVLTGGIDLSCGMVMAFGSIVMTRFAVILGLPPLLAIACGIAATTLFGLLNGVLITRIKLPPFIVTLGTLNIAFALTQIYSNAESVSNLPNAIMFFGNTFGVGHAQVTYGTVLTLLMYLFTWFVLRDTVPGRHLYALGNNAEAARLMGLSSQRILLTVYGLAGAIYGVAALLSVARTGVGDPQAGQTENLDSITAVVLGGTSLFGGRGTIVGTLLGALIVGVFRNGLTLIGVSSVYQVLITGILVILAVAADKLSHRRA; translated from the coding sequence ATGCCGACTCCAACCGCCCCGGCGCCCAGCCCGCGCCAGCATCACTTCGCCGACCGGCTGCCGTCCATCGCCGATGTCGGGCCGTTCCTCGCCCTCGTGCTCGCGTGTGCGTTCTTCATCTCGCAGAGCAATCGTTTCCTCTCGTTCGAGAATCTTTCGCTGATTCTCCAGCAGACGATGGTGGTTGCCGTGATCGCGATCGGTCAGACGCTCATCGTGCTGACGGGCGGCATCGATCTTTCCTGCGGCATGGTGATGGCGTTCGGCTCCATCGTGATGACGCGCTTCGCCGTGATACTCGGGCTGCCGCCGCTGCTCGCCATCGCCTGCGGCATCGCGGCCACGACACTGTTCGGGCTCCTGAACGGTGTGCTGATCACGCGCATCAAGCTGCCGCCGTTCATCGTGACGCTCGGCACGCTGAACATCGCATTCGCGCTCACGCAGATCTATTCGAACGCGGAGAGCGTGTCGAACCTGCCGAACGCGATCATGTTCTTCGGTAATACGTTCGGCGTCGGGCACGCGCAGGTGACGTACGGCACGGTGCTCACGCTGCTCATGTACCTCTTCACGTGGTTCGTGTTGCGCGACACCGTGCCGGGCCGGCACCTGTACGCGCTCGGCAACAACGCCGAAGCGGCGCGGCTCATGGGGCTTTCGTCGCAACGCATCCTGCTCACGGTCTACGGGCTCGCGGGCGCCATTTACGGCGTCGCGGCGCTGCTTTCGGTGGCGCGTACCGGCGTGGGCGACCCGCAGGCAGGGCAGACGGAAAACCTCGACAGCATCACGGCCGTGGTGCTGGGCGGCACGAGTCTCTTCGGCGGACGCGGCACGATCGTCGGCACGCTGCTTGGCGCGCTGATCGTGGGCGTGTTCCGCAACGGGCTCACGCTGATCGGCGTGTCGTCGGTGTACCAGGTGCTGATTACGGGCATTCTCGTGATTCTCGCCGTGGCCGCGGACAAGCTCTCGCATCGCCGCGCATGA